The proteins below come from a single Anopheles cruzii unplaced genomic scaffold, idAnoCruzAS_RS32_06 scaffold02439_ctg1, whole genome shotgun sequence genomic window:
- the LOC128276784 gene encoding MKRN2 opposite strand protein-like: MRMERDLICFRHCGETIFVYQTLSSCPLCGDPLSSDLDDSPLTLPCPFIRASQHPCAIVLRPSRGDFLSSFQNQENLHIALTSLSGDITEYDTEGLVTTSAKDSDDWNQCLLVAQVPEGWYDRWEEVLATCSDRCRWSKDTYHEASNNCYSFVLSFLVKLGYEEFSPFCHDKFLFSEQYIVPKTQNAAKFITIHRKLQSFGYWIDEQQQ; encoded by the exons ATGCGTATGGAAAGGGATTTAATATGTTTCCGGCACTGTGGCGAGACGATCTTTGTGTACCAAACCCTGTCTTCGTGTCCACTGTGCGGTGATCCTTTGAGTAGCGACCTAGACGATTCTCCTTTAAC CCTGCCATGTCCGTTCATCCGAGCCTCTCAGCATCCCTGCGCCATTGTGCTGCGCCCATCGCGTGGAGATTTTTTGAG TTCATTTCAAAATCAAGAAAACCTACACATAGCACTGACTTCGCTGAGCGGAGACATTACTGAATACGACACCGAGGGATTAGTGACAACGTCGGCAAAGGATAGTGACGATTGGAACCAGTGTCTCCTGGTGGCACAAGTACCGGAAGGGTGGTACGATCGGTGGGAAGAAGTGCTAGCCACCTGCAGCGACCGGTGCAGATGGAGTAAGGACACGTACCACGAAGCATCAAACAACTGCTACTCATTCGTGCTGTCGTTTCTGGTGAAGCTTGGCTACGAAGAATTCTCGCCCTTTTGCCACGATAA GTTTTTATTTAGTGAACAGTACATCGTGCCGAAGACGCAAAACGCCGCCAAGTTCATTACAATCCACCGCAAGCTGCAGTCGTTCGGCTATTGGATCGACGAGCAACAGCAATAA